Proteins encoded in a region of the Phacochoerus africanus isolate WHEZ1 chromosome 8, ROS_Pafr_v1, whole genome shotgun sequence genome:
- the LOC125133412 gene encoding olfactory receptor 2A12-like, whose amino-acid sequence MALLFLYTRKRRQDFLLRNHSSLAEFILLGFSSNTEINVILFSVFLFLYLITLSGNGLIFTLIRMDSRLHTPMYFFLSVLSILDMGYVTTTVPQMLVHLVCKKKTISYVGCVAQMYIFLMLGITESWLFAIMAYDRYVAICHPLRYKVIMSPLLCGSMVASCGFWGISCALIYTVSAMILPYCGPNEINHFFCEVPAVLKLACADTSLNDQVDFVLGFILLLVPLSLIVTVDISVFTAILRIRSSQGRLKAFSTCASHIAVVTMFSAPCMVMYMRPGSEASPEEDKKLALFYNVISAFLNPIIYSLRNKDVKGAFLKATGWGNAPARSQRSTGTSSKPRTRPT is encoded by the coding sequence ATGGCTCTATTATTTCTCTACACCAGGAAAAGAAGGCAGGACTTCCTCTTGAGAAACCACAGCTCCCTTGCTGAGTTCATTCTTTTAGGATTCTCTAGTAACACAGAGATAAATGTTATTCTATTCAGtgtcttccttttcctctatCTCATCACCCTTTCTGGCAATGGGCTCATTTTCACCTTGATACGCATGGACTCCcgcctccacacacccatgtattttttccttagtgTCCTCTCCATTCTGGATATGGGATATGTCACCACCACGGTGCCCCAGATGCTGGTGCATCTGGTTTGCAAGAAAAAGACCATTTCCTACGTTGGATGTGTGGCCCAAATGTATATCTTCCTGATGCTGGGAATTACTGAGTCTTGGCTTTTTGCAATCATGGCTTATGATAGGTATGTGGCCATTTGCCATCCCCTCAGGTATAAAGTCATCATGAGCCCTTTGCTGTGTGGGTCAATGGTAGCCTCCTGTGGATTCTGGGGTATTAGTTGTGCCCTAATATACACTGTCTCTGCTATGATTCTTCCCTATTGTGGACCTAATGAGATAAATCACTTCTTCTGTGAAGTACCTGCAGTCTTGAAGTTGGCCTGTGCAGACACATCTCTCAATGACCAGGTGGACTTCGTCCTGGGCTTCATCCTTCTGTTGGTCCCACTCTCCCTCATCGTCACTGTCGACATCAGTGTATTTACTGCCATCTTGAGGATCCGCTCATCCCAAGGGCGACTGAAGGCCTTTTCCACCTGTgcctcccacattgctgtggtcaCGATGTTCTCTGCCCCGTGTATGGTCATGTACATGAGACCCGGCTCTGAGGCCTCCCCAGAAGAGGACAAGAAGCTGGCTCTGTTCTACAACGTCATCTCTGCCTTCCTCAACCCCATCATCTACAGCCTCAGGAACAAAGATGTGAAGGGGGCCTTCCTCAAAGCCACAGGCTGGGGTAATGCGCCAGCAAGAAGTCAAAGAAGCACGGGCACCAGCAGCAAACCCAGGACACGGCCTACATGA
- the LOC125134435 gene encoding olfactory receptor 2A12-like yields the protein MQSLSKENHSSVSEFILLGFSTESQVRMALFTFFLLLYLITLLGNGLIVTLIYLDTHLHTPMYFFLSILSLVDLSYVTTTVPQMLVNLVYPRRTISWGACVAQMFIFLVLGIAECVLYAVMAYDRYIAICFPLHYTLLLSSPICVKMVTVCCSISIAGALIYTVFTMRLPYCGPYKINHFFCEVPAVLKLACADTSLNDRLDFILGFILLLVPLSCILASYICIFASILRIRSSQGRLKAFSTCASHITVVTMFYGPAMVMYMRPGSWYDPERDKKLALFYNVVSAFLNPIIYSLRNKRVKRAFLKVLGDRGTAP from the coding sequence ATGCAGAGCCTCAGCAAGGAGAACCACAGCTCTGTGTCTGAGTTCATCCTCCTTGGCTTCTCCACTGAGTCTCAGGTCAGAATGGCTCTGttcacttttttcctccttctctacCTCATCACACTTCTGGGCAATGGACTCATCGTCACCCTGATCTACTTGGATACACACCTCCACACACCTATGTACTTCTTTCTCAGTATCCTCTCCTTGGTGGACTTGAGCTATGTCACCACCACTGTGCCCCAGATGTTGGTTAACCTGGTGTATCCGAGGAGGACCATCTCCTGGGGAGCTTGTGTGGCCCAGATGTTCATATTCTTGGTCCTAGGCATTGCTGAGTGTGTCCTCTATGCTGTTATGGCCTATGACAGGTATATAGCCATTTGCTTCCCCCTTCACTACACCCTACTCTTGAGCAGTCCCATTTGTGTCAAGATGGTCACAGTCTGTTGTTCCATCAGCATAGCTGGGGCCCTCATCTACACTGTCTTCACCATGCGTCTGCCCTATTGTGGCCCCTACAAGATAAACCACTTCTTCTGTGAGGTCCCTGCTGTCCTGAAGCTGGCCTGTGCAGACACATCCCTCAACGACCGGTTGGACTTCATCCTGGGTTTCATCCTGCTTCTGGTCCCACTCTCCTGCATCCTGGCCTCTTACATCTGCATCTTTGCCTCCATCTTAAGAATCCGTTCATCCCAGGGGAGACTCAAGGCCTTCTCCACGTGTGCTTCCCACATCACGGTGGTCACCATGTTCTATGGGCCAGCCATGGTCATGTACATGAGGCCAGGCTCCTGGTATGACCCAGAGAGGGACAAGAAGCTAGCCCTTTTCTACAATGTTGTCTCTGCCTTCCTCAACCCCATCATCTACAGTCTCCGGAACAAGCGTGTAAAGAGGGCCTTTCTGAAAGTACTTGGTGACAGAGGGACAGCTCCATGA